gtgaaagaaaggttagtggaataaaaatatcttcctAGTTCAGAGTGGGCTATGGTTGTGTCTATATCTAAAGGTTCGTGTTGTTTTGGGAAATGTTTGTGGGGCCTATCGATCGCATTCAGAGGTATGGTTTATTCGAATCAGAGAATTCCAGCAAAATAAGTTCTTTATTTCAGGGATCAGTTGTGAGAGAGACCcgagtatggaaatatggaaagcAATAAAGCACTGCAATGATTAACAGATATcctaaagaagaaaagaagaaggtaGTTTCTTTCAAAACCGCAACCCATGAGAGTGAAGAAGATGATAAGGAAAGCAATGAAGCACTGCAATGATTAAAAGAGGATAAAAAAGAATCTTGAGGAAAAGGATACAAAAGCCTCAATATGGTTACAAAAACCTCGATTGCTAACTAACTCTTGAGACTTGCAGGATAATACATTTCGTAAGCTAGAGAAACCTGATCTTCTTGAGCGGGAGAGGATGACGAATAAACCACTGGAGTGCGAGTTTTTGGAATTCTTGAGTTGCATCAATTTGCACCCAATACTACACAAGGACTAAAGATTAGCTAACACTAAACAATAGGTGTGTAGTTTCTTATGGCCGGTGACAATTGTGGTTTCGTAAATATTCCAACTATGAGAGTGCagtagaaatttttttttatatagaaaatatttCTTGTGGGTTGATTTTAGACGATTCTGTGAGTATATTGTAAGGATAATTTGGGATGTAAGTACTTCATTCATTACATTGGTAAGGATAATTTGGGAAAAGTCGATCCTCGCAGTGATAAAGGTATTTTTATAGGATATGCTTCATTTAGTAGATCATATCAAGTATATTCCAAAAGAACTATGACTATTGAAGAATCTGTTCATGTTGTATTCAGTGATACTAACCCCAGTGTCCAAGACACAAGCtctgttaatgatgatataggaGAGAGCTTGACTTGACCAAGTCAACTAATGAAGACTCACAACCAGAAGTGGTAACTACTTAGAAAAGTGAGACTTAGCCAACTCCTAAATGTACAAACCCTGAAGAAATCTCTCAGTATCAGCCATCGAATATCCCAAGAGAATGGAAAAATGAGGCAAGTTTCCCAAACGATTCATTCTGGGAAACCCAAAGGCAAACATGCAAACCAGAGCCTCACTCAAACAACAATCCTCATTCACTCTCACTTCACAACTTGAGCCTAATTAAGCATTGAGAGATGAATCATGGATCAAGGCCATGCAAAAGGAACTTGAGGAATTTGAAAGAAACCATGTATGGAAACTTGTTCAAAGACTAAAAAATGCCTCTTTAATAGGAACACAATGGGTCTTTCAGAACAAATTAAAATGAATCTGAGCAAGTCGTTAGAAACAAAGCTAGACTAGTTGCCCAAGGATACTCGCAACAAGGTATTGACTACGATGAAACGTTTGCTCCGGTAGCAAGATTAGAATCCATTCGTATTCTTTTAGCATATGCATCCTTTAAACTATTCAAATTATTTCAAACGAATGTAAAAAGTGCCTTTTTAAATGGATTCTTTAAGGCGGAAGTTTTGTCCAACAACCCCCAAGTTTTAAAAATCCCTCATGCCCTGACTAAGTATTTAAGATATCAAAAGCACTATATGGACTCAAACAGGCTCCCAAGGTCTGGTATGAGCGACTTAGCTCCTTCTTACTTGAAAACAATTTTCAAAGAGGAAAAATTGGCACCACTCTTTTCATTCAAAAGTCATCCAGTAGCATATTAATTGTTCAAATTTATGTTGATCATATTATATTTGGAAGTTATGACCCTCTCCCGTGCAAGAATTTTGCTGATCTTATGAAAGAAGAATTTGAAATGAGTATGATGGGAGAACTGACATTTTCCTTAGGATTGCAAATAAGGCAGTCGATTAATGGCACATTCATAAGTCAAACAGAGTACACTAAAGAGCTCATCAAGAAATTTGGAATGGAGAAAGCTAAAGCTTTTGGTACACTAATGAGTCCCTCAACCTGTCTTGAGACAAATTCTCTCAGAAAGGATGTAGATGAGAAAACTTATAGTGGAATGATTGGGTCACTTCTATACCACGCTGCTAGTCAACCAAACATCATGTTCAGGGTATGCACATGCGCTAGATTCCAGTCAGATCCTAAGGAATCACATCTTACAACAGTAAAAGGATCATTCTTTATCTCATTGGGACTCAAGAACTTGGTCTCTAGTATCCTCACTCTAACAATTTTGATTTAATTGAATATTCAAACGCTGATTTTGTAGGTGACAAGATAGACCAAAAAGGTACTAGTGGAACATGTCAAATTTTGGGAGAATCTCTCATTTCTTGGCATAGCAAAAAGCAAACATCTGTGGCGCTATCAACTACTGAAGCTGAATACTTGGCTTTAGGAAGCTGTGGAACACAACTTCTATGGACGATGCACCAattaattgattatgaattatcATATGATTTTAacattcttttttcaaaattaaatattaaaacatGTCACTCTTCTCTGTTCTTTTAATTTCAAACTTAAATTTGTGCGtccaatccaaaaaaaaaaaaaaggaaaagagtaaTTCTCGAAATTTCGTTCACATTTTTCCCGTGAACCAAACAATATGGTCCCACAAAATGATAAGGTACAAGTGGAAGCAAATGTAGTAAGAAAGGACTAGTAAGCAAGcagtgtgtgtgcgcgcgcctCTAATTGACAAATTGAATAATAGCATGGCTTGTGTAGGGAGTACTACTCTAAGCACTAGATCTTCATGAGGAAGGCTAATCCTAACAAATAAGTAGTACATAATAAGCAGCTCATATTTCAATAAGCCTTTACACCACAAATTCAGTAACACAACAGTACCATTATTATCTACTGCTAGCACCAAGAGGGGACTGACAATACGTGCAGCAACTGAAAAGGAATCAAGTACCATGGggaatatatttaatttattttttaataattatattttaatgtaTTTAGTTACGCTCATAGGAAATGTAAGTGTTTGATTCTAAAATATAGGGGGTGAATTTGATACTAAATCATATTATAGGGGTGTTAGTGTAATTAACTCAGTTTAAATGTGCGCCtacaatccaaaaaaaaataaaaaaactaactaaaaataaaaaaaagtaacgAAATTTTGTCCACATTTTTCCTGTCAGCCAAACAATAATGATAAGATACAAGTGGAAGCTAATGTAGTAAAGAAATGATTACTAAGCAAGCAGTGGGTGTGTGCGCGTCTAATTGAGAAATTGAATGATAGTAGCATGGCTTGTGCGGGGAGTACTATTCTAAGCAGTGGCATCTTCATCAGTAATGCTAATAATCCTAATCCTAATAGATACTCCGTAATAAGCAGCTCATATTTTAATAAACCATTACACCACAAATTGAGCAACAACACAACGCCATTATTACCAACCACAAAGAGGGGACTATTAAGAATAAGAGGAGCAAGTGAAAAGGAATCAAGCAGCAGCATGGCAACTGAGATAGCTGGAGTCAAAGTCATTAACAATCCTCCTGAATCTAAACTCACTGACCTCGGTGTCAGATCTTGGCCCAAGTATGCCTTTTTTTCTCTCATACATGTTTTTGGTTTTGCTATTTCTTTCTCTTTGTATTTCTTGTGCTCAAATTCCTAACATAAGGACTGCTCAGTAACCCTTTTTTGCTGCCTACAAAGATTGGTGTCTAATAGTTACTCTTGTTTGACTGTTCGCTTTCTATATACCGTATTTGAGAATTGGCAAAGTTCTTTAGGTGCAAAACTGAAAGACATATCTGTAAACTATGTAAAAAGTAtaataagtcacaataattgacaattcaaaatataacattaccattcttaaaaaaaattggcaattcaaaatatttaaaagatatataaaaaaaatttaatctcGAAATCCAAAAGGTACCATATACATTGGGACAGAAGGAGTATCTTAAAAGCATTCGTATATAATCTAGAAAATACTATGCAAGGTGGGGAGGATTGGTAGGGGTATAGGGTGGTGGGTATGGGGGCTATGGGGGTGGGGGCGAAGATGAGATATGTTGGAGGATGGGAAGGACTCAATCAATGTAAAgttattttcctaatttttaaggaacttgtttttctaAGGAAAGTGTTTTCCAAAAACATGGGAAAATTATAAAACATTATGTTTTCCTCCGTACCGAACACGCCCAAAAGTTTGTCCAATTTCATCGCCTCACTTAAAGTTTTGATAAAGAGCAGATCCTGTTGATTAAGCTAAACTAAGGTTGTCATCAGCCCCTAACAACCTCAGCCATATAATCCCCACTAACAATGATTTTCCTGTTTGTGAACCAACCCTATGGTTAAGTAGCTGTATTTATTAGTTTTGAACAGTATTGAGAGGCATTCTATTCATACTTAGTCGACTGACAATTGAGAATTTCATTCTCTTGTTAATTCATTTGATTATTTTTGATTGGTAAAAGTATTTGTGACTAAAAAAAACTACTGAAAATGCTTTTATTCAGGATGCATTAGTATAACCGCGATACAGACTAGCCCATGAAAGATCCACCAAAAATCCACCAGAATTGCCTCATGAGCTCAATAAGAAACTGCAGTGttattatctttatttttttggttagacataaagtaaacaaCTTTTTTAGTTTGAGATGACGTTTAATTTCTTACTACTGATAATATTATCTTTGAATCAGATATAACGGCTTTATCTGCCCTTATCTTGTTAACTAGAGATAAAGATTTTATTATCACTGATGTCCAGCTTGTTTAGTCTTGCATACTTTATAAAGAGGATCATTTATTACTTTGTTTGGGAAAATACTTGATGAAAGATACTCTATGAATTGATTTAACTCTTCTATCCAGAGAGGGATAcaggatttaaagtttatgggtTCGGGATGCTACAACTCATTGACCAATTGAGTTGCTGGGTTCAGAATTTAATATTTGTAtctatttagtaaattttttaaCATATACGTGAGTTTAAGTTAAAGCTATTGGGTTCAACCGAACCTGCAGATCATGTTGTCTCTTCTCTCCGGATCTTCTTTCTCGCTCTATTTTTCTCCCTTTCTCTCCCTTGTCCCTTGTGGTGTTGCGTAAATCTTGGTCTTAGAGCTGAAATTCCATTTCATTTCTTTGCTACACTTATAACACCCATTCTCTGAAAATACTCATCACTTACCTTCTAAAAACAACCTAATATTTTCAATCCACATCTCTTCATTATTCAAATTGAAATCACAATAACGAAACTTGATATTTCTTGGGAAGTCGGAAATGGTTATACAAGAGTAATTCAGTCTGCTTGTAGCTGGTAGTTTGCAGCAAAAAACTTATTCAACGGAAGGATCATCACTTGATGCGACCAACAAGGATGAGTTCTATTCCATAATTCAGATCTTTTGCAGTTGGACCAACAGTCTCACTCATCAGAGTCAAGTTCTCTATGACGGGgaaatttttttaacaaaagattacaattttttatttatttatattttttagttaGAAATAAGTAGAGAATAACCTTGTCTTTTAGTCAGGGATACTGTAGTTTGCAATAATCTTGTCACTCAATTATAAGATTGTTTCTAGTCTACTCTTGTTATTTGGAGATAAATCTTTCATTAACTCAGTGGTTGAGCTTGTTCACCAGCGAATCAAATTGGCCAAAGGTGTGCGTTCATGAGCTGATGGCAAAGTTTCAATCAATTCCTGCCAATATCCATGCTAAGAAATTAAACGAGATTTCTGGATAAGAACATCCATGCCCAAACTGATAAACTATTCATACTAAAAGGGTTACATCAATTGATAAGTTGTGTAGAGTTATAGATAATCCCTTAAGCAGCCCATCAAATAAGTGGAAGATAAGAAAAGAATTGGGGTAACCTCCCCTCCAAACTATTCTAGGCCAGTCCCAGTGAGTGAGTCAGTCAATCCTTCAAATTAGCGCCGCTCTTGCTCCAACATACGTGTAGGGAGAGCACCAACGGTGTTGTGGTTTTCTCTAATTGAGTCTCGGGGCTTCCACCTACTGTCCATTTCAAAAGTCTGAGCTTCCATTTATCTGATGGATAtcagaataaataaaaaaacctCTGATTGGAAAAATAATCAACTTCTCATGTCGTCTCTTAGCTGTAGGGTCATTAGATCATCTCATCATGTCCACAGTGGCAAGGAAATAGGGATACATTGCTGTTCCATCTCACCAGGGTTATTTTAGAGAAAGAAGAAGCTATCTCGATGGTTGTTGCTGCTATCTTAGAAGTCGCGCCATCCATGATTTCTACAAACTTGACACTGCAACACTCCTTATCTTCACGCCAATGAACTCAGAGAGCCTGCGTATTCATCTTGTTCAAATAACCAACCATTATCCAGCCTTTAATTCCTCATCTTTTCTCAGAAACACTTTACCCGATTGATGACCCCATGAAACACACACATTTATTTGACTTCTTTTCTCCTTCAATTCATCTTTAGTAAGTTTGTAAATTTCTGTTGTCTCTCCACTTCTAAGAACTCAAGGGTGGATGAAGTGACACCTTAATCATCAACATTGTAGGAAGAAAAAAAGTATAAGTAGCGAATGTTGTAGAAACGAAAATTCAGGTTTGGCAAGCTGCATAAGCTCAAGGAAGGTGCCATATTTTAAGTTAAAAGTACGGTATTGGATGACGGTGGATTTAGTGGACATATTTAAGGATGTTTTAATCATATGAAATGTTGTCTActcaattttagttttttatccTAACAGAAAGGAATACATTTCCTTTTAGCTCCAAGTCTTATACATATTTTGGCCTCTCTAGCCTGAGTGTCGTTAAATACGTAGAGAAGCTTtgccttgttttctttttgatgTGTGAAGTTAGGTGCAAGAGATTTTTAGAAGTATATTTCCTCATCATAACACACTTTTGGCATTTTACCTGCTGCAGCTCCGCTAAATTCTTGAAGCGGTGAGAACTGTTTTATATAAATCGTGGATATCACGTTGTTGGTCCACCCAAAGTCTTATTGACATTAATGAATTCCATATCAAAGTATTTGGGATTCAAACCTGGGCAGCATCTTTCGCTTGTCTACTTCCAGTTTTCTGATCTTTCTAGATATATAAAATTGTTAGCCATGTGAAATAGAAAATCTTTCCCTCCTCTCATAGGATTAAACTCAATTAGCATAGACGAGAAATAAACAAAggaaagataaacaaaaggggGGAGGAGATAATACAGCAGCTTTCTGTAGTAACTAAGCATAATAGTTTGTGATTCAGATCCATGCCTAGAACATCATGATCACAAACCTTAACAGCACGATCCCATTAAGACTGTGTTGACCATCCAAATTGTAAGAATGGGGTTATCATAAGTGCAAAGCCTGAACCTTTTATTACTGCATTAGTTACTTGCCTAGGAAGCGAATTTTACCTAGAGAAGGTACCGTGTTAAAATGGGGGTACTTATTTAACCTTCACTAGCTGTTCACTCTGATAATCTGATGCACCATGTTTAAAGGGGTGGTTTATGTTCTGTTACTTCTTCGGTCCTGGAGTTGTTTCCTAGTTGATACGTCGCACATTATGGCATCAAGAATCTTCAATAGGTCGGCTTGTGCTTAATCACTGTTGTTTTACATGTTTGTTTACTCCCACcctataatttctttttgttgttcCTAAGTGGAGACGTTCTTGGGAAATAGGTGGGGCTGCCCTCCAAGCAAATTTCCATGGACATATTCTGCCAAAGAAACATGTTACTTGCTGAAAGGAAAGGTGAAGGTTTACCCTGATGGGTCTAATCAGGCTGTTGAGATAGGCGCAGGCTACTTGGTTGAGTTCCCCAAAGGAATGAGCTGCACTTGGGATGTTTCTGAAGAAGTGGACAAGCATTATAAATTTGAGTAAATGAGTTGGGTCACCAGATCCTTCTTATAACAAATTATGTATCAAATGCAGAATGTTTTAATTTGTCATTTGGGGATGATAATTAGACGGCTCTGATGTTATACAGTATACGCATAACATTAGATACCCGATATCTTGGACTGCGTATGTATTAGGATTTCTCCCTTCACCAGATTAGGGTTATGCTGTtgtcatttctacatttcactGTTAGGAGTTCGGATATCATTGAGGTTTATGTACTAGTTATCTGTATGCCATAATAAAAGAGCATTTGGCTAGTAACTCACCTTCCTACCATCTTTTTGGTCCATATTGCACCCAGCACACACTCACGAGCACGAAGAGGAAAACCTTCCCCTCGGATGACGGTCCATCCAAACGAGGCCACCAGTGTAAGCCTCCATCCTTATATTCACTTCCAATTTATAGTTTATGTGTACCGCGAAATATCAAGGCGTAATGAAGTAGTTCTATAAGCTCGTTCATTTACTTTTACTAGTCTTtacttcttgttttttctatTACTTGGACTATCTTTCGAGGACTATATCAACTTGGATATAAGAGCGGGCTTCATTTTGTTCCAGCCAGCCTAGTAAGGTATGTATACATCCTAGAGATTCGGATGCCACTTTATTCTAAAGGCCTAAACTCACGCTATCCAAACCCAAAGCCATTAAGATTagtgaaacttacataaatagctaccttttagtAGTTTGTAACAAGAAATAGCTATAAAATTGTTATTTACTAAGCGTAGCTGGTTATTCTCATAAAACgcgtgtattttttttttttttgaaatatagtgaaatacaGGAAACGCACGACACTGATGAGTAAAATTAGGCTCTATTTatggaaaagattttttttttttttaaattcaggGATTCAATTTAAATCTTCCCATTAATCACGCGCAACGACTGATCTTCCATAACAGCTTACGTATCTCTCTCcacttttatcacaatcaaaactttttgaattaaaaaaatactaaagatCTAAAAACTTCCAAATACCGAAGAATCTCTTTGAGCTCTGTTTTCTACATTCGAATTCTTCAAAGCAAGTTGAAATACACTCAATAAGATACGAACGAGTGTATATATGGAATTTTAGTGAAGATcagatttgtatttcagattctACAAAGgtatgtttcaaattttcaatgatttatttgagattgtttttttattaaattttctgtgtttggaatgatgatttttttttccaatgccGTCACTGTTCTTCTAGTTTGTTGAATTATCAAAACGAAACATGTCAAGCATAACAACAGTGATCAGACACTCCAGTTTTTGGAATGAACATAATTGCTTTGTTAATTACAAACTAGATGCAGTTGTCTTCAAAGATTATTGTTCATACGGTGATTTGGTTGAAACTATAGCAATTCAGTTAGGTGTTGATATT
This portion of the Lycium ferocissimum isolate CSIRO_LF1 chromosome 1, AGI_CSIRO_Lferr_CH_V1, whole genome shotgun sequence genome encodes:
- the LOC132055203 gene encoding uncharacterized protein LOC132055203, with amino-acid sequence MACAGSTILSSGIFISNANNPNPNRYSVISSSYFNKPLHHKLSNNTTPLLPTTKRGLLRIRGASEKESSSSMATEIAGVKVINNPPESKLTDLGVRSWPKWGCPPSKFPWTYSAKETCYLLKGKVKVYPDGSNQAVEIGAGYLVEFPKGMSCTWDVSEEVDKHYKFE